The Aquila chrysaetos chrysaetos chromosome 6, bAquChr1.4, whole genome shotgun sequence genome window below encodes:
- the LOC115343213 gene encoding guanylin-like isoform X1: protein MLERAYTTCFLNVILQCWMCTLLLANYLLSHEHSQSCLEQGFCMMCTVEMYLEEVLSHSSSAIKPTPVVSELPFLAVLLLVHSSQAVYVQDGDLKFSLESVKKLKELMNENRHINPRMVVSMASYSPCDEKDLPEEFQSVCKREDASMIFERLNLAVQEADLCEICANAACAGCF from the exons ATGTTGGAGCGGGCCTATACAACATGCTTTCTCAATGTCATCCTGCAGTGCTGGATGTGCACACTCCTGCTGGCCAACTACCTGCTCTCTCATGAGCACAGCCAGTCCT GCTTGGAGCAAGGCTTCTGCATGATGTGTACAGTGGAAATGTACCTTGAGGAGGTCCTATCCCACTCCAGCAGTGCCATCAAACCTACACCTGTCGTCAGTGAGCTTCCAT tcCTTGCAGTCCTTTTACTGGTGCACAGCTCTCAGGCAGTCTACGTTCAG GATGGAGACTTGAAATTCTCCCTTGAGTCGGTAAAGAAGCTAAAGGAGCTTATGAATGAGAACAGACACATTAACCCTCGCATGGTGGTTTCAATGGCTAGCTATTCTCCATGTGATGAAAAAGATCTCCCTGAGGAGTTCCAATCTGTGTGCAAAAGAGAAGATGCATCTATGATTTTTGAGAGGCTGA ACCTGGCTGTCCAAGAAGCTGATTTGTGTGAAATCTGTGCCAATGCTGCCTGCGCTGGTTGCTTTTGA
- the LOC115343213 gene encoding guanylin-like isoform X2, protein MMCTVEMYLEEVLSHSSSAIKPTPVVSELPFLAVLLLVHSSQAVYVQDGDLKFSLESVKKLKELMNENRHINPRMVVSMASYSPCDEKDLPEEFQSVCKREDASMIFERLNLAVQEADLCEICANAACAGCF, encoded by the exons ATGATGTGTACAGTGGAAATGTACCTTGAGGAGGTCCTATCCCACTCCAGCAGTGCCATCAAACCTACACCTGTCGTCAGTGAGCTTCCAT tcCTTGCAGTCCTTTTACTGGTGCACAGCTCTCAGGCAGTCTACGTTCAG GATGGAGACTTGAAATTCTCCCTTGAGTCGGTAAAGAAGCTAAAGGAGCTTATGAATGAGAACAGACACATTAACCCTCGCATGGTGGTTTCAATGGCTAGCTATTCTCCATGTGATGAAAAAGATCTCCCTGAGGAGTTCCAATCTGTGTGCAAAAGAGAAGATGCATCTATGATTTTTGAGAGGCTGA ACCTGGCTGTCCAAGAAGCTGATTTGTGTGAAATCTGTGCCAATGCTGCCTGCGCTGGTTGCTTTTGA
- the LOC115343213 gene encoding guanylin-like isoform X3, which yields MKGFLSFAVLAVLLLVHSSQAVYVQDGDLKFSLESVKKLKELMNENRHINPRMVVSMASYSPCDEKDLPEEFQSVCKREDASMIFERLNLAVQEADLCEICANAACAGCF from the exons ATGAAaggctttctttcctttgcagtcCTTGCAGTCCTTTTACTGGTGCACAGCTCTCAGGCAGTCTACGTTCAG GATGGAGACTTGAAATTCTCCCTTGAGTCGGTAAAGAAGCTAAAGGAGCTTATGAATGAGAACAGACACATTAACCCTCGCATGGTGGTTTCAATGGCTAGCTATTCTCCATGTGATGAAAAAGATCTCCCTGAGGAGTTCCAATCTGTGTGCAAAAGAGAAGATGCATCTATGATTTTTGAGAGGCTGA ACCTGGCTGTCCAAGAAGCTGATTTGTGTGAAATCTGTGCCAATGCTGCCTGCGCTGGTTGCTTTTGA